The Planctomycetaceae bacterium genome includes the window GATCGTAATGACGCCGTCGCTGCCGTGGATGACGACCTGGTTGTCCTGGCTGAGCTGCACGCCGGTGACCAGGCGGGCGATGATGTCGTTGGGGAACCGCAGGTTGGCGACGGCCCACTCGTCGACACCGGTCTGGCCGAGGCGGCCCATGCCCTGGACGTCGATGGGTTCGGCGACGTCCTTGCCCAGCGCCGCTCCAGCGATCAGGCGCGCCATCGAGACGGTGTAGCAGCCGACGTCCAGAATGCCCCCGCCGCCCAGCGCCGGGTTCATCAGCCGGCTCTGCAGGTTGCCATAGCCGCACTGGAAGGCGAAGGCGGCGCTGATCATCTTGACCTGCCCGATGGCCCCGTCGCGGATCAGCTCGACGAGCTTGGCCGTCTGCGGGTTGCAGCGGTACATGAAGGCTTCCATCAGCAGCACGTCGTTGCGCCGGGCGGCTTCGATGATCGTCTGCACGTCGTACTGGTTCATCGCAAGCGGTTTCTCGCACAGGATGTGCTTACCGGCGTCAGCGGCTTTGACCGCCCACTCGGCGTGCATCGGGTGCGGCGTGGAGATATAGACCGCGTCGATCTCCGGATCGGCCAGCAGTTCTTCATAGCTGCCGTAGGCCTTGGGGATGCCCCACTGCTCGGCGAACTTCTTGGCCTTGTCGAGGGAGCGGCTGGCCGCGGCGACAGCCTTGCCGCTGTCGGTCTGCTTAAGCCCATGAGCAAAGGCCCCGGCAATACCGCCACACGCCAAAAGGCCCCAACGGACATTCTTCATGATCTATCCTTTCAGGATGGAATGCGGGTAATGGGGAGTGTTCTACCACTGCGGAGGACGATTTCCAATTTCCAATTGGCAATTTCCAATTGAAGAGCATTCGTAGGGCGATGGGCGGACTATCTGTTGTTCAATTGGAAATTGAAAATCGGAAATTGGAAATGTTTCACTCGATCCCCAGCTCGCGGATTTTTTTCCGCAGGGTGTTGCGGTGCAGGCCCAGCAGTTGAGCGGCGTCGGACTGGTTGCCCTGGCACTGATCGAGGGCGCGGCGGATGACGGCGGCCTCGACCGGTTCGATGGCGGCGCGATACAGATCGCCCGCTCGGGCGTCGAGGGATTTGACGAAGGTCTCGGGCGAGCTACATGGCGACCTGCCTGCCGGCAGGCAGGCCCGCTCTTGCGTGTCGCCATGCCACCCATCTCTCAGGGTCTGGGGCAGGTGTTCGAGCAGGATCGGTCCGGCGCCGGCAAGGGCGACGGCGTGCTCGATGGCGTTCTTGAGTTCCCGCACGTTTCCGGGCCAGGGGTAAGCCTCGAGCGCCGCGGCGGCTGCGGCGTCGAGACCTTGGGAGGCTCCGCCGTTGGCGCGGGCGGCGATGAAATGCCTCGCCAGGGGCAGGATGTCTCCCGCTCGCTGGGCGAGGGTGGGCAGTTCGATCCGCATGACCGCCAGGCGGTAGTACAAGTCGGGGCGGAAGCGTCCAGCCGCGATGGCGGCTTCGAGGTCACGATTGGTCGCGGCGATGACTCGCACGTTGAGGCTGATGGGTTTGACGGAGCCGACGCGTTCGATGGTCTGGCAGTCGAGCACGCGCAGCAGCTTGACCTGCGTTTCGGCGGGCAACTCCCCCACTTCGTCCAGGAAGAGCGTGCCGCTGTCTGCCGCTTCGAAGCGCCCCGCACGGTCGGCGTCGGCGCCGGTGAAGGCGCCTCGCACGTGGCCGAACAGCTCGCTCTCGACCAGCGGCTGGGGTAGGGCGCCGCAGTTGACAGCCACAAACGGCCCGCTGCCGCGGCGGCTGTGCGTGTGGATCGCCCGGGCGACGAGTTCCTTGCCCGTTCCGGTGGCGCCCAGGATGAGCACCGCGCCGTCGGCGGCGGCCACCAGCGCCACGCGCTTGTAGACATCCTGCATGGCCGGGGATGAACCGACCATGGCGCTGACCGGGCCGTCATGCACGACCGGCGGCTGCGGCGCGCGGCGCGAATCGAGCGCCCGCTGGGCCAGTTCGGCCGAGCGGTCCAGGTCGACCGGCTTGACGAGGTACTCGAACGCCTTGCCCCGCACCGCCCGGGTGACGGTCTCAAGCGTGCCATAGGCGGTCATCACGATCACCCGCGCGGCCGGGTCGTCTTTCAGCAGCGACTCCAGCACATCCAGCCCGCTGCCGTCGGGCAGGCGCACATCGACAAACACCACGTCGGCCGGCGCGTCGCGATACGCTGCCAGCCCTCCAGCGGCTGTCGACGCCACGCGGACGCACCACCCCCGCCGCGAGAAGAACCGCTCGAATGCAAAGCAGATCGACTCTTCGTCGTCGATGATCAGCAGCGTCTTGTCGGCGTTTTGCTGCATTCTATTTCACCGCAGAGGTCGCAGAGATCGCCGAGAGGAAGAGGAGGAGGTTGGATGATTGGATGGAAGGATGGTTGGATGGATGATTCTCCACCCATCCACCCATCCACTCATCCATTCATCCCTTCATCCCTTCATCCTCTTCATCTCTTCTCTGCGTTCTCCGCGATCTCTGCGGTGAGATCTCCCGGAAGCTCGAACCAGAACTCCGTGCCCGTTCCGGCAGGGGACGGATTATAGCCGATGCGCCCGCCGTAGCGGATGACGATCCCGCGGCAGACGTAGAGGCCCAGGCCCGCTCCGTCGCTGCGCGTCGAGACGAAGGGGTCGAAGATATCCTGCCCGGCGGCGACGACCCCCTGCCCGGTGTCGATCACGCTCAGCCGCGTCGCGCGGCCGCTTTTCGCCAGCGACAGCGTGAGCCTTCCGCCGGCGGGCATAGCGGCCATCGCGTTGAGCACGAGATTCATGATGACCTGGCGCATGTGTCCGCTGTCGGCACGCACGGCAGGGGCCAACGTGTCATAGCGGCGCGTCACCTCGATGCCCGCGTGTCCGCAGCGGCTTTGCAGCAGCTCGGCGACGGAGTCGGCCGGTTCGATCAGGCTGATCGGCGCCAGGGCAGCCAGGGCCTTGGCGTCGAGCGGTCCCTGCGCCTGGGCGGTCGCCAGGCCCATGAGTTCCTGGATGTACAGGTCCAGGCGTTCGATCTCGCGGCGGATTAGGGCAGCACTGCGGTCGTCGATGTTGTGCCGCGCCAGTTCGTCCTGCAACACCCGCACGTTCATGGCGATGCCCGAGAGTGGGTTGCGGATCTCATGCACCACCGAGGCGGCCAGCTTGCCCAGCGTCGCCAGGCGCTGCGAGCGGGCCAGGCTTTCGCGGGCCTGGCGGAGGCGCTCCAGCAGATGGTCGAAGGATTCGGCCAGTCTCACCAGTTCCGCCGGACCCTTGGCCATTCCAGAGGACATGGCGGCTGAGGAACGGCCGCCTGACAGGGGCGCCTCGTTATCGGCGGCGGCGGCCATTCGGTCCATCTGGGCGGCCAGACGACGGATCGGACGCGTCAGCGTCATCGACAAGGTCACCGCCAGCAGCGTGGCGGCGCCGATAGCCGGCAGCGTCGCCACGGCCATCCGACGCGCCGCGTCGGCCTTGGCGGCGGCAAGCTGCTCAGCGGGCACGAGCAGATACAGCCGCGCCTGTTCGGCCTTGCCGTCGGGCCTCAACCGCTCGATGCGTCCGGTGCCCAGGTGGTAGGCGTCGGCGCCGAGTGTGACGGGCCCCTGCTCGGGCGCGCCGCGGCGCAGCAAGGTCTGCAGGGCCGAGGTTTCCTGCGGGCGCAGCGACGAGCCCAGCACCGCTCCGCCGTGCCCGACGGCCACCGCGTCGGCGCCGTAGATCTGCTTGAGGTGGTTCATGAGCGTGTCGCTCAGGGGCAGGTTCATGCTCGACAGGAGCCGGCAGGTGCTGTCGGCGACATCCACCAGCAGGCGTTTCTCGATGGCGTTCTGGGCCACGACGACAGCCCCCCACCCCGCCGCCAGCGCCACCGCCAGCACCAGCAGGTTGAGCGTCACGATCATGCGCGTTCGGATAGAAATCG containing:
- a CDS encoding sigma-54 dependent transcriptional regulator, which translates into the protein MQQNADKTLLIIDDEESICFAFERFFSRRGWCVRVASTAAGGLAAYRDAPADVVFVDVRLPDGSGLDVLESLLKDDPAARVIVMTAYGTLETVTRAVRGKAFEYLVKPVDLDRSAELAQRALDSRRAPQPPVVHDGPVSAMVGSSPAMQDVYKRVALVAAADGAVLILGATGTGKELVARAIHTHSRRGSGPFVAVNCGALPQPLVESELFGHVRGAFTGADADRAGRFEAADSGTLFLDEVGELPAETQVKLLRVLDCQTIERVGSVKPISLNVRVIAATNRDLEAAIAAGRFRPDLYYRLAVMRIELPTLAQRAGDILPLARHFIAARANGGASQGLDAAAAAALEAYPWPGNVRELKNAIEHAVALAGAGPILLEHLPQTLRDGWHGDTQERACLPAGRSPCSSPETFVKSLDARAGDLYRAAIEPVEAAVIRRALDQCQGNQSDAAQLLGLHRNTLRKKIRELGIE
- a CDS encoding ATP-binding protein, with the translated sequence MAISIRTRMIVTLNLLVLAVALAAGWGAVVVAQNAIEKRLLVDVADSTCRLLSSMNLPLSDTLMNHLKQIYGADAVAVGHGGAVLGSSLRPQETSALQTLLRRGAPEQGPVTLGADAYHLGTGRIERLRPDGKAEQARLYLLVPAEQLAAAKADAARRMAVATLPAIGAATLLAVTLSMTLTRPIRRLAAQMDRMAAAADNEAPLSGGRSSAAMSSGMAKGPAELVRLAESFDHLLERLRQARESLARSQRLATLGKLAASVVHEIRNPLSGIAMNVRVLQDELARHNIDDRSAALIRREIERLDLYIQELMGLATAQAQGPLDAKALAALAPISLIEPADSVAELLQSRCGHAGIEVTRRYDTLAPAVRADSGHMRQVIMNLVLNAMAAMPAGGRLTLSLAKSGRATRLSVIDTGQGVVAAGQDIFDPFVSTRSDGAGLGLYVCRGIVIRYGGRIGYNPSPAGTGTEFWFELPGDLTAEIAENAEKR